The following proteins are co-located in the Limibacillus sp. genome:
- a CDS encoding FCD domain-containing protein, with translation MDDSLAKYGEAGSLSGRVQAAIEEMIMSGELRGGDRVNEIALSEKFGTSRGPLREACRALAQEGLLVAIPNRGVFVRELGLREALEVYDIRSALDELMGRLIAERASDAQVAELNSLVEQMDEAAASRDLERYYPTNLEFHNKLLSYAHNQRLERLYRSLIKELHLFRRKGLLQQGSMRISNEEHRQIVHAIAARDPIAAGVNMKSHVMAAKQRLLAAVEAERSAEAAASPLRQARKGKSNP, from the coding sequence ATGGACGACAGTTTGGCCAAATACGGCGAGGCCGGTTCGCTCAGCGGTCGCGTGCAAGCCGCGATCGAAGAGATGATCATGAGCGGTGAGTTGCGCGGCGGCGACCGCGTGAACGAGATCGCGCTGTCCGAGAAGTTCGGCACCAGCCGGGGCCCCTTGCGCGAAGCCTGCCGGGCTCTGGCGCAGGAGGGGCTGCTGGTCGCCATCCCCAATCGCGGCGTCTTCGTGCGGGAGTTGGGTCTCCGCGAAGCCTTGGAGGTCTATGACATCCGCTCCGCGCTCGACGAACTGATGGGGCGGCTGATCGCCGAACGCGCGAGCGACGCCCAAGTGGCCGAACTCAATTCCCTCGTCGAGCAAATGGACGAGGCGGCGGCGTCACGGGACCTGGAGCGTTACTACCCGACCAATCTAGAGTTCCACAACAAGCTGCTGTCCTACGCGCACAACCAGCGGCTGGAGCGGCTCTACCGCAGCCTGATCAAGGAACTGCACCTCTTCCGCCGCAAGGGGCTCCTGCAGCAGGGGTCCATGCGCATCTCGAATGAAGAGCACCGTCAGATCGTCCACGCCATCGCCGCGCGCGATCCCATCGCCGCCGGCGTCAACATGAAGAGCCACGTGATGGCGGCCAAACAACGTCTACTGGCGGCGGTGGAGGCCGAGCGGAGCGCCGAGGCGGCTGCAAGTCCCTTGAGGCAGGCCCGCAAGGGCAAAAGCAATCCCTAG